The following are encoded together in the Citrobacter arsenatis genome:
- the nudK gene encoding GDP-mannose pyrophosphatase NudK, protein MSQKITLVKDKVLSDNYFILRNITYDLTRSNGEVIRHKREVYDRGNGATILLYNPEKKTVVLIRQFRVATWVNGNENGQLIETCAGLLDNDEPEACIRKEAIEETGFEVGEVHKLFELYMSPGGVTELIHFFIAQYSDSQRANAGGGVEDEDIEVLELPFTQALEMIQTGEIRDGKTVLLLNYLQSSHLMD, encoded by the coding sequence ATGTCGCAAAAAATTACCCTCGTCAAAGATAAAGTCCTCTCCGATAACTACTTCATCCTGCGCAATATCACCTATGATCTGACCCGTAGCAATGGGGAGGTGATTCGTCACAAACGCGAGGTTTACGATCGCGGTAACGGTGCCACTATCCTGCTGTATAACCCGGAGAAGAAAACGGTGGTGTTAATCCGCCAGTTTCGTGTCGCCACCTGGGTCAACGGTAATGAAAACGGTCAACTGATTGAAACTTGCGCCGGGCTGCTGGATAACGACGAACCGGAAGCGTGCATTCGCAAAGAAGCTATTGAAGAGACGGGCTTTGAAGTGGGTGAGGTGCATAAGCTGTTTGAATTATATATGTCGCCGGGTGGTGTGACGGAACTCATCCACTTCTTTATCGCGCAATACAGCGACAGCCAGCGAGCAAACGCCGGCGGCGGTGTGGAAGATGAAGATATTGAGGTTCTGGAGCTGCCGTTCACACAGGCGCTGGAAATGATTCAAACGGGTGAGATCCGTGACGGTAAAACGGTGCTTTTACTCAACTATTTGCAGTCGTCGCATCTTATGGATTAG
- the narQ gene encoding nitrate/nitrite two-component system sensor histidine kinase NarQ, whose protein sequence is MTVKRPVSASLAKAFFYIVLLSILSTGIALLTLTSSLRDAEAINVAGSLRMQSYRLGYDLQSQSPQLNAHRQLFQQALNSPALQNLNAWYVPQAVKSRYGRLHANWLEMNARLIDGDLKWYQANINNYVDQIDLFVLALQHYAERKVMLVFGISLAGGIGIFTLVFFTLRRIRQQVVRPLNKLVMASQHIEHGQFDIPPLDTGLPNELGLLGKTFSQMSSELHKLYRSLEASVAEKTHDLHEANRRLEVLYQCSQALNTSQIDVHCFRHILQIVREHDAAYFLELTVGDNWRISEGTKSPELPMQILPVTMQETVYGELHWQSPNVNASTPLLNSVSSMLGRGLYFNQAQKHFQQLLLMEERATIARELHDSLAQVLSYLRIQLTLLKRSIPEDNAPAQSIMADFSQALNDAYRQLRELLTTFRLTLQQADLPSALHEMLETLQNQTSAKLTLDCRLPTLALDAQMQVHLLQIVREAVLNAIKHASATEIAVSCVTAPDGNHTVYIRDNGIGIGEPHEPTGHYGLNIMRERAERLSGTLTFSQPSGGGTLVSISFRSAESDGELT, encoded by the coding sequence GTGACGGTAAAGCGTCCGGTCTCGGCCAGTCTGGCCAAAGCCTTTTTCTACATCGTGCTGCTGTCGATTCTCTCTACGGGTATTGCGCTGCTCACGCTGACCAGCAGTTTGCGCGATGCCGAAGCCATCAACGTAGCTGGCTCATTGCGCATGCAAAGTTATCGTCTGGGTTACGATCTGCAAAGCCAAAGTCCGCAGCTCAACGCTCATCGCCAGCTTTTCCAGCAAGCGCTAAACTCGCCAGCGCTTCAGAATCTGAACGCGTGGTATGTGCCACAAGCGGTAAAAAGCCGCTATGGGCGTCTGCATGCTAACTGGCTGGAAATGAACGCCCGTCTGATCGATGGCGATTTAAAATGGTACCAGGCCAATATCAACAACTATGTCGATCAAATCGATCTCTTCGTGCTGGCATTGCAGCATTATGCCGAACGTAAAGTGATGCTGGTTTTTGGTATTTCACTGGCGGGGGGGATCGGCATATTCACCCTCGTCTTCTTTACCTTGCGGCGTATTCGCCAGCAGGTAGTGCGTCCGCTGAATAAGCTGGTGATGGCCAGCCAGCACATCGAACACGGGCAGTTTGATATCCCGCCGCTGGATACCGGTTTGCCCAACGAGCTCGGGTTGCTGGGCAAAACCTTCAGCCAGATGTCGAGTGAATTACACAAGTTGTACCGCTCATTGGAAGCATCTGTTGCCGAGAAGACTCACGATCTCCACGAAGCCAATCGCCGTCTGGAGGTGCTGTATCAGTGCTCGCAGGCGCTAAATACCAGCCAGATTGACGTGCACTGCTTCCGCCATATTTTACAGATTGTCCGCGAGCATGACGCCGCGTATTTCCTGGAGCTCACCGTCGGTGATAACTGGCGAATTAGTGAAGGGACTAAAAGCCCCGAACTGCCGATGCAGATCCTACCGGTCACCATGCAGGAAACCGTCTATGGGGAGCTGCACTGGCAAAGTCCAAACGTCAACGCTTCTACTCCGCTGCTTAACAGCGTCTCCTCTATGCTGGGACGCGGGTTGTACTTCAACCAGGCGCAAAAACATTTTCAGCAGCTGTTGTTAATGGAAGAGCGGGCGACGATTGCGCGCGAGCTGCACGATTCGCTGGCGCAGGTGCTCTCTTATTTACGCATTCAGCTCACGTTGCTGAAGCGCTCGATCCCGGAAGATAACGCCCCGGCGCAAAGCATTATGGCGGATTTCTCCCAGGCGCTGAATGATGCCTACCGTCAGTTGCGCGAGCTGCTGACCACCTTCCGTCTGACCTTACAGCAGGCCGATTTACCCTCCGCCCTGCATGAAATGCTGGAAACGCTGCAAAATCAGACCTCGGCTAAACTGACGCTGGATTGCCGATTGCCGACGCTGGCGCTGGACGCGCAAATGCAGGTGCATCTGCTGCAGATCGTCCGTGAAGCGGTGCTGAACGCGATTAAACATGCCAGCGCAACCGAAATCGCCGTCAGTTGCGTCACCGCACCCGATGGTAATCATACGGTTTATATCCGCGATAACGGCATCGGCATTGGCGAGCCGCATGAACCTACGGGGCACTATGGGTTAAATATTATGCGCGAGCGGGCGGAAAGACTGAGCGGCACGCTGACCTTCTCTCAACCCTCCGGAGGGGGAACGCTGGTAAGCATCAGTTTTCGTTCAGCAGAATCCGACGGTGAACTAACGTAA
- the maeB gene encoding NADP-dependent oxaloacetate-decarboxylating malate dehydrogenase, translated as MDDQLKQSALDFHEFPVPGKIQVSPTKPLATQRDLALAYSPGVAAPCLEIEKDPLAAYKYTARGNLVAVISNGTAVLGLGNIGALAGKPVMEGKGVLFKKFAGIDVFDIEVDELDPDKFINVVAALEPTFGGINLEDIKAPECFYIEQKLRERMNIPVFHDDQHGTAIISTAAILNGLRVVEKNISDVRMVVSGAGAAAIACMNLLVALGMQKHNIVVCDSKGVIYKDREPNMAETKAAYAVVDDGKRTLDDVIDGADIFLGCSGPKVLTQEMVKKMARAPMILALANPEPEILPPLAKEVRSDAIICTGRSDYPNQVNNVLCFPFIFRGALDVGATAINEEMKLAAVHAIAELAHAEQSEVVASAYGDQDLSFGPEYIIPKPFDPRLIVKIAPAVAKAAMDSGVATRPIADFDGYIDKLTEFVYKTNLFMKPIFSLARKAPKRVVLTEGEEARVLHATQELITLGLAKPILIGRPSVIEMRIQKLGLQIKAGVDFEIVNNESDPRFKEYWSEYYQIMKRRGITQEQAQRAVIANTTVIGAIMVQRGEADAMICGTIGDYHEHFSVVKEVFGHRDGVHTAGAMNALLLPSGNTFIADTYVNDDPTPEQLAEIAVMAAETVRRFGIEPKVALLSHSNFGSSDCPSASKMREALELIKARAPELMIDGEMHGDAALVESIRNDRMPDSPLKGSANILVMPNMEAARISYNLLRVSSSEGVTVGPVLMGIAKPVHVLTPIASVRRIVNMVALAVVEAQTQPL; from the coding sequence ATGGATGACCAGTTAAAACAAAGCGCCCTTGATTTCCACGAATTTCCGGTACCCGGTAAAATCCAGGTTTCTCCGACCAAGCCTCTGGCAACGCAGCGTGACCTGGCGCTGGCCTACTCGCCGGGCGTGGCTGCACCGTGTCTTGAGATTGAAAAAGACCCGCTGGCAGCCTACAAATACACTGCGCGCGGCAACCTGGTTGCGGTTATTTCCAACGGTACAGCGGTGCTGGGCCTCGGCAACATTGGCGCGTTAGCCGGCAAACCGGTGATGGAAGGTAAAGGCGTTCTGTTTAAGAAATTCGCCGGGATCGATGTGTTCGACATCGAAGTGGATGAACTTGATCCGGATAAATTTATCAATGTGGTTGCGGCTCTGGAACCCACGTTTGGCGGTATCAACCTCGAAGATATTAAAGCGCCGGAGTGCTTCTACATTGAGCAAAAACTGCGCGAGCGCATGAATATACCGGTTTTCCACGACGATCAGCACGGGACGGCGATCATCAGTACTGCCGCAATTCTGAACGGTCTACGGGTGGTGGAGAAAAATATCTCTGACGTGCGCATGGTGGTGTCCGGCGCAGGCGCGGCGGCGATTGCCTGTATGAACCTGCTGGTGGCGCTGGGTATGCAGAAACACAATATCGTGGTCTGCGACTCTAAAGGCGTGATTTACAAAGACCGCGAACCGAACATGGCGGAAACCAAAGCGGCCTACGCGGTGGTGGATGACGGTAAGCGTACGCTGGATGATGTCATTGACGGCGCTGATATTTTCCTCGGTTGCTCCGGTCCGAAAGTGCTGACGCAGGAAATGGTTAAGAAGATGGCGCGTGCGCCAATGATTCTGGCACTCGCTAACCCGGAACCGGAAATCCTGCCGCCGCTGGCAAAAGAGGTGCGTTCCGACGCCATCATCTGCACCGGTCGTTCCGACTACCCGAACCAGGTTAACAACGTCCTGTGCTTCCCGTTCATCTTCCGTGGCGCGCTGGACGTCGGTGCTACCGCCATCAACGAAGAGATGAAGTTGGCTGCGGTACACGCCATTGCTGAGCTGGCACATGCCGAGCAGAGCGAAGTGGTGGCCTCTGCCTATGGCGATCAGGACCTGAGCTTCGGCCCGGAATACATCATTCCTAAACCGTTCGACCCGCGTCTGATCGTTAAAATCGCCCCTGCGGTGGCGAAGGCGGCGATGGACTCCGGTGTGGCAACACGCCCGATTGCCGACTTTGACGGTTACATCGATAAGTTGACCGAATTTGTCTACAAAACCAACCTGTTCATGAAGCCGATTTTCTCCCTCGCACGCAAAGCGCCGAAGCGCGTGGTGCTGACGGAAGGGGAAGAGGCGCGTGTGCTACATGCTACCCAGGAACTGATCACGTTAGGTCTGGCGAAGCCGATCCTGATTGGTCGTCCGAGCGTGATCGAAATGCGTATTCAGAAACTGGGTCTGCAGATCAAAGCGGGCGTCGATTTTGAAATCGTCAACAACGAGTCCGATCCGCGCTTTAAAGAGTACTGGAGCGAGTACTACCAGATCATGAAACGCCGTGGGATTACCCAGGAGCAGGCGCAGCGCGCGGTGATTGCCAATACTACGGTGATCGGCGCGATCATGGTGCAGCGCGGCGAAGCGGATGCGATGATCTGCGGTACGATTGGCGACTACCATGAGCACTTCAGCGTGGTGAAAGAGGTGTTTGGTCACCGCGATGGCGTGCATACTGCCGGGGCGATGAACGCCTTGCTGCTGCCAAGCGGCAACACCTTTATCGCCGATACTTACGTCAATGACGATCCTACGCCGGAGCAGTTGGCGGAAATCGCCGTGATGGCGGCAGAAACCGTGCGTCGCTTTGGTATCGAACCGAAGGTAGCGTTGCTCTCACACTCCAACTTTGGTTCATCTGACTGTCCGTCGGCCAGCAAAATGCGCGAAGCGCTGGAGCTGATTAAGGCGCGTGCGCCAGAGTTGATGATTGATGGCGAAATGCACGGCGACGCCGCGCTGGTGGAAAGCATCCGTAATGACCGTATGCCGGACAGTCCGCTGAAAGGCTCGGCTAATATTCTGGTAATGCCGAATATGGAAGCAGCCCGTATTAGTTACAACTTACTCCGCGTTTCCAGTTCTGAAGGCGTAACGGTTGGCCCAGTGCTGATGGGGATTGCGAAACCGGTTCACGTATTAACGCCGATCGCCTCTGTTCGTCGTATCGTTAATATGGTGGCGCTGGCGGTCGTAGAAGCCCAAACGCAGCCGCTGTAA
- a CDS encoding DUF1176 domain-containing protein has product MRYRVILLFLLGLLPVRLLWAAPAQQAFSDWQVTCNNQNFCVARNTGEHHGLVMTLSRSAGAHTDAVLRIELGGLESSTVKESDIAPRLLLDGAPLSLRGEHWRITPWQLMTDDPATISAFLQTVQDAKAITLQKGTQKLSLVGLKAALLFIDAQQKRVGSETAWIEKGDEPPLSVPPAPALKGVAVINPTPTPLTQQERSELLDYGNWRINGIRCSIDPLRRDIRVTALTDDKALLMIGCEAGAYNTIDLAWVVSRTTPLTSRAVRLSLPFKTEAESRDMELTNATFDEKSRELVTLAKGRGLADCGIQTRWRYDGQRFRLVRYAQEPSCDNWHGPDAWPTLWITR; this is encoded by the coding sequence ATGCGCTATCGCGTTATTTTACTTTTCCTGCTCGGGTTGTTACCCGTCCGCTTGCTGTGGGCAGCGCCCGCTCAGCAAGCGTTTTCTGACTGGCAGGTGACGTGCAATAACCAAAACTTTTGCGTGGCGCGCAATACCGGAGAGCATCACGGCCTGGTCATGACCTTAAGCCGCAGCGCCGGGGCGCATACCGACGCCGTGTTGCGTATTGAACTCGGTGGGTTGGAATCTTCCACTGTCAAAGAGAGCGATATTGCGCCTCGTCTGTTACTGGATGGCGCGCCGCTCTCGCTTCGCGGCGAACACTGGCGTATTACTCCCTGGCAACTGATGACCGATGATCCCGCCACCATCAGCGCATTTTTACAGACCGTACAGGACGCGAAGGCGATAACCCTGCAAAAAGGGACGCAAAAATTGTCACTGGTCGGGCTAAAAGCCGCGCTGCTGTTTATCGACGCTCAGCAAAAACGGGTCGGCAGCGAAACCGCATGGATCGAAAAAGGCGATGAGCCTCCGCTCAGCGTACCTCCGGCCCCCGCGTTAAAAGGCGTGGCGGTCATTAACCCAACGCCAACGCCTCTCACACAACAAGAGCGCAGTGAACTGCTGGACTACGGTAACTGGCGGATCAACGGTATCCGCTGCTCAATCGATCCGCTGCGTCGCGATATACGCGTTACGGCCCTGACGGATGATAAAGCGCTGCTGATGATTGGCTGTGAAGCCGGGGCGTATAACACCATCGACCTGGCGTGGGTGGTTTCACGTACTACCCCGCTGACTTCACGTGCAGTACGCCTGAGCCTGCCTTTTAAAACGGAGGCGGAAAGTCGTGATATGGAACTGACCAACGCCACGTTTGACGAAAAGTCGCGGGAGCTGGTAACCCTCGCCAAAGGACGAGGGTTGGCAGATTGCGGTATCCAGACCCGCTGGCGCTACGACGGTCAGCGTTTTCGTCTGGTGCGCTATGCCCAGGAGCCAAGCTGCGATAACTGGCATGGGCCAGATGCCTGGCCCACGCTGTGGATCACGCGTTAA
- the aegA gene encoding formate-dependent uric acid utilization protein AegA, translating to MNRFIMVNSQQCLGCHACEVACVMAHNGEQHVLSPRHFQPRITVIKHQQQRSAVTCHHCEDAPCARSCPNGAISHDNDSVQVNPQKCIGCKSCVVACPFGTMQIVLTPVAKGKVKATAHKCDLCQGREEGPACVENCPAQALQLVTENSLTGLSKARRLRTASLESQPWHASATDFVPHVITKREQMQATPARGEPDKLAIEARKTSFEEIYLPFRTAQAEREASRCLKCGDHSICEWTCPLHNHIPQWIELVKAGNIDAAVELSHQTNCLPEVTGRVCPQDRLCEGACTVRSEHGAVTIGNIERYISDRALSKGWRPDLSHVQKVDKRVAIIGAGPAGLACADVLARSGISTTVYDRHPEIGGLLTFGIPAFKLDKSLLARRREIFSAMGIHFELNCEVGKDVALKTLLEDYDAVFVGVGTYRSMKADLPNEDAPGVYDALPFLIANTKQVMGLEELPEEPFIDTAGLNVVVLGGGDTAMDCVRTALRHGASQVTCAYRRDEANMPGSKKEVKNAREEGANFEFNVQPVELVLHADGRVSGVRFLRTQLGEPDAQGRRRPVPIAGSEFVMPADAVIMAFGFHPHGMPWLESHGVKVDNWGRIAADVESAYRYQTSNPKIFAGGDAVRGADLVVTAMAEGRHAAQGIVDWLGVKSVKSH from the coding sequence ATGAATCGTTTTATTATGGTCAATAGCCAGCAGTGCCTGGGTTGCCATGCCTGTGAGGTCGCTTGCGTCATGGCCCACAATGGCGAGCAGCATGTCCTGAGCCCGCGGCATTTTCAGCCCCGAATTACCGTCATCAAGCATCAGCAACAGCGCAGCGCGGTGACCTGTCACCACTGTGAAGATGCGCCCTGCGCCAGAAGTTGCCCCAACGGGGCAATCAGCCATGATAACGACAGCGTGCAGGTGAACCCGCAAAAATGTATTGGCTGCAAATCGTGCGTCGTTGCTTGTCCTTTCGGCACGATGCAGATCGTACTCACTCCCGTGGCTAAAGGAAAGGTGAAAGCGACAGCGCATAAATGCGATTTGTGCCAGGGGCGTGAAGAAGGCCCCGCCTGCGTGGAAAACTGTCCGGCACAGGCGTTACAGCTGGTGACGGAAAATTCGCTTACCGGCCTGTCAAAAGCCCGCAGGCTGCGCACCGCCAGTCTGGAAAGCCAACCCTGGCATGCCAGCGCTACCGATTTTGTTCCACATGTCATCACCAAACGAGAGCAAATGCAGGCGACGCCTGCGCGTGGCGAGCCGGATAAGCTGGCGATTGAGGCCCGTAAAACCAGCTTTGAAGAGATCTATTTACCGTTTCGTACGGCCCAGGCGGAACGGGAAGCGTCCCGCTGCCTGAAGTGTGGTGACCACAGTATTTGCGAATGGACCTGCCCACTGCATAACCATATTCCGCAGTGGATTGAACTGGTCAAAGCCGGGAATATCGACGCGGCGGTTGAGCTTTCTCACCAGACCAACTGCCTGCCGGAAGTGACCGGACGCGTATGCCCGCAGGACCGGCTCTGTGAAGGGGCATGTACTGTGCGTAGCGAACATGGCGCGGTCACCATCGGAAATATTGAGCGTTATATCTCCGATCGGGCCTTGAGCAAAGGATGGCGGCCGGACTTAAGCCACGTGCAGAAAGTGGACAAACGTGTTGCCATCATCGGTGCGGGACCGGCGGGCCTGGCCTGCGCTGATGTGCTGGCGCGCAGCGGTATCAGCACCACCGTGTACGATCGCCATCCTGAAATCGGGGGGTTGCTGACGTTTGGCATTCCGGCCTTCAAGCTGGACAAATCGCTGCTGGCGCGCCGCCGTGAAATCTTCAGCGCCATGGGTATTCATTTCGAACTGAACTGTGAAGTGGGTAAGGATGTCGCGCTTAAAACGCTGCTGGAGGATTACGATGCCGTGTTCGTGGGCGTAGGAACCTATCGTTCCATGAAGGCGGATCTGCCGAATGAAGACGCGCCAGGCGTATATGATGCGCTGCCGTTCCTGATCGCCAACACCAAGCAGGTGATGGGGCTGGAGGAACTGCCTGAAGAGCCGTTTATCGACACTGCCGGGCTAAACGTGGTTGTACTGGGCGGAGGCGATACGGCAATGGACTGTGTGCGAACCGCGCTGCGTCATGGCGCAAGCCAGGTGACCTGCGCCTATCGTCGTGATGAAGCCAACATGCCCGGTTCGAAAAAAGAGGTGAAGAACGCCCGGGAAGAGGGAGCAAACTTCGAATTTAACGTCCAGCCGGTAGAGCTGGTGTTGCATGCTGATGGGCGAGTCAGCGGCGTGCGTTTTTTACGTACCCAGCTTGGCGAACCGGATGCGCAGGGCCGCCGTCGCCCGGTTCCCATCGCCGGGAGTGAGTTTGTCATGCCCGCAGATGCGGTGATCATGGCGTTTGGTTTTCACCCACATGGTATGCCGTGGCTGGAGTCGCATGGCGTTAAGGTCGATAACTGGGGGCGCATTGCCGCCGATGTTGAAAGCGCATACCGATATCAAACCAGTAACCCGAAAATCTTTGCCGGTGGCGACGCGGTACGCGGTGCGGACCTGGTGGTGACGGCCATGGCGGAAGGACGGCATGCTGCCCAGGGGATCGTCGACTGGCTGGGTGTAAAATCAGTCAAATCTCACTAA
- the tkt gene encoding transketolase, producing the protein MTRKELANAIRALSMDAVQKANSGHPGAPMGMADIAEVLWNDFLRHNPTDPTWYDRDRFILSNGHASMLLYSLLHLSGYDLPLEELKNFRQLHSKTPGHPEIGYTPGVETTTGPLGQGLANAVGLAIAERTLAAQFNQPDHEIVNHYTWVFMGDGCLMEGISHEVCSLAGTLGLGKLIGFYDHNGISIDGETDGWFTDDTAKRFEAYHWHVVHEIDGHDPEAVKKAIQEAQAVTDKPSLIICRTVIGFGSPNKAGKEEAHGAALGEEEVALTRQKLGWHHPAFEIPKEIYRAWDAREKGEKAQQGWKEKFAAYQQAYPELAAEFTRRMSGGLPKEWEATTQKYITELQANPAKIATRKASQNTLNAYGPILPELLGGSADLAPSNLTIWKGSTSLKEDHAGNYIHYGVREFGMTAIANGIAHHGGFVPYTATFLMFVEYARNAARMAALMKARQIMVYTHDSIGLGEDGPTHQAVEQLASLRLTPNFSTWRPCDQVEAAVGWKLAVERHDGPTALILSRQNLAQVERTPEQVQQIARGGYVLKDGGGKPDVILIATGSEMEITLLAAEKLTGEGRNVRVVSLPSTDIFDAQDEAYRESVLPANVSARVAVEAGIADYWYKYVGLKGAIVGMTGYGESAPADKLFPFFGFTVENIVAKAHKVLNV; encoded by the coding sequence ATGACCCGTAAAGAGCTTGCCAATGCCATTCGTGCGCTAAGTATGGATGCCGTCCAAAAAGCTAACTCCGGCCACCCTGGCGCACCAATGGGGATGGCCGATATCGCCGAAGTACTGTGGAACGATTTCCTGCGCCATAACCCGACCGATCCCACCTGGTACGATCGTGACCGGTTTATTCTGTCCAATGGTCACGCTTCAATGCTGCTTTACAGTCTGCTGCATCTTTCCGGCTACGATTTGCCGCTAGAGGAGTTGAAGAACTTCCGCCAGCTCCATTCAAAGACCCCTGGTCATCCGGAAATTGGCTACACACCGGGCGTTGAAACCACCACCGGCCCGCTGGGCCAGGGTTTAGCCAACGCGGTTGGGCTGGCGATTGCCGAGCGCACGCTGGCGGCACAGTTTAACCAGCCGGACCATGAGATTGTTAACCACTATACCTGGGTGTTTATGGGCGACGGCTGTCTGATGGAGGGCATTTCTCACGAAGTGTGCTCGCTGGCGGGCACCCTGGGACTGGGCAAACTCATCGGCTTTTACGATCACAACGGCATCTCGATTGATGGCGAAACCGACGGCTGGTTTACCGACGATACCGCGAAACGCTTTGAGGCCTATCACTGGCATGTAGTGCACGAGATTGACGGTCATGACCCAGAGGCGGTGAAAAAAGCCATTCAGGAAGCGCAGGCCGTAACCGATAAGCCGTCGCTGATTATCTGCCGTACGGTAATTGGTTTTGGTTCACCGAATAAAGCCGGGAAAGAGGAAGCGCACGGCGCTGCGCTGGGCGAAGAAGAAGTGGCGCTGACCCGGCAGAAACTGGGGTGGCATCATCCTGCTTTTGAAATCCCGAAAGAGATTTACCGGGCGTGGGACGCACGTGAGAAAGGCGAGAAAGCGCAACAGGGCTGGAAGGAGAAATTCGCTGCTTACCAACAAGCCTACCCGGAACTGGCGGCAGAGTTTACTCGCAGGATGAGCGGCGGGCTGCCGAAGGAGTGGGAAGCAACAACGCAGAAATATATTACCGAGCTGCAGGCCAATCCGGCCAAAATCGCCACCCGTAAGGCCTCGCAAAATACCCTTAACGCCTACGGGCCGATACTGCCTGAGCTGCTTGGCGGCTCTGCGGATCTGGCACCCAGCAATCTGACCATCTGGAAAGGCTCCACTTCTCTTAAAGAGGATCATGCAGGAAACTACATTCACTACGGCGTGCGGGAATTTGGCATGACCGCGATTGCCAACGGTATCGCGCACCACGGGGGCTTCGTACCGTACACCGCAACGTTCCTGATGTTTGTTGAATATGCCCGTAATGCGGCGCGCATGGCGGCGCTGATGAAAGCCCGACAAATTATGGTTTATACCCACGACTCGATTGGTCTGGGGGAAGATGGTCCTACGCATCAGGCCGTTGAACAGCTCGCCAGCCTGCGTCTGACGCCTAATTTCAGTACCTGGCGACCGTGCGATCAGGTTGAAGCAGCGGTAGGCTGGAAGCTGGCAGTCGAACGCCATGACGGGCCAACGGCGCTGATCCTCTCGCGGCAGAATCTGGCGCAGGTTGAGCGCACGCCTGAGCAGGTGCAGCAAATTGCCCGCGGCGGCTATGTGCTAAAAGATGGCGGCGGTAAGCCGGATGTTATTTTGATTGCTACTGGTTCAGAAATGGAAATCACGCTGCTGGCGGCCGAAAAACTGACTGGCGAAGGTCGTAACGTGCGGGTGGTTTCTCTGCCCTCAACCGATATCTTCGACGCCCAGGATGAGGCTTACCGGGAGTCGGTCCTGCCGGCAAACGTCAGCGCGCGCGTGGCGGTAGAAGCAGGGATTGCCGACTACTGGTACAAATACGTCGGACTGAAAGGGGCGATTGTCGGTATGACGGGCTATGGGGAGTCGGCTCCGGCGGACAAACTGTTCCCGTTCTTTGGGTTTACGGTGGAGAACATCGTCGCTAAAGCGCACAAGGTACTTAACGTCTGA